The window CCATAGCTAAAGACATCAGCTTTCGATGTTATAGCTTCTCCTGAAATCCACTCTGGAGCAAGATAGCCTCTGGTTCCTTTCAAGGTTGTTATTATCCGACTAATGTCTCTGTCTATGAGCTTCGCCAGACCAAAATCTGCTACTTTTGGGACATATTCTGCATCCAAAAGAATGTTTTCAGGTTTGATGTCGCAGTGTATAATGCATTCTCTACACTCCTCATGAAGGTAAGCTAATCCTCTGGCAGTCCCAACTGCAATATGGTACCTAGTTTTCCAATCTAAGACAATGGAACTCTTCTTAAATAGAACAGATTCTAGAGACCCATTTGGCATGTACTCGTAAACCAAGAATCTTTTAGAAGCTTCTGCACAAAATCCACAAAGACGAATAAGATTAATGTGTCGAACTTTTCCAATAGTTCTCACTTCTGTAAAGAATTGCTTATCCTCTTGCTTGGGACAGTTAAGTCTCTTCACCGCAATGGCAGTTGATCCCTGTAAAGTTCCTTTGAAAACAGAACCAAAACCTCCTTCCCCAAGTTTCTCCGAAAAGTTGTTAGTTGCTTTTCTTAAAACCCTATACCTAAACATCACCAACGAACCATCAAGTATATCAAACCTTTCCCCAAAATATTGATGCTTCACAAACAGTACCACAACAATGGCAATAACGATCAACAAACCTCCAACTACTCCGATAACGATCCAAAGGGTCCTGTTCTCTTTCTTCCCCTCTATTATCTCATAAGGTGGAACTTTCAGATGCAAGTCCTTGCCTTCTTTCTCATCTGGTGTAAACTGTTTGACATTGAATACATCCCCTGCCCAAACAAAACACCCACCATCATAAGCAAAAGCTGTGCATGAGCAATTTCTTAAGCACCCCAATCTGCACTCATCAATATCATCAACAGCTAAAGTCTCCGGATTCACAGGAAGGCGGACATTTGATAACACCTTAAAAGTGTCATCTACTCCAGTAGTGCATTGTAAAGGTGCTTGCCTAACACACCCATCTGTATGATCCCCTAATCCCCACTCTTTAGGGGACCTAGGTTCATATCCCTCCAAGCAAACACACTGACTAACGTTTTGCAGGCAGATACTAGAAGCACCACAAAATCCATAAACCTCACAGAACTGGGTTGGCCTTAACCAAAACGCATTCCACTGGGCGAAGTCCTTCCCCCACAAATAGGCCTTGAACTGCCCATTCGTATCAATCATGTACCTAATATAGGTGTCAGGGTCCGCAACATCATAAGACACATACCTTCCTTTGTCATCTGAAACAAATGTAACATTTGCTATATGATCATTCAGCACTATTTCAGGGACTTGAGCAAAAGATTTGCCATTCCAAGGCCCACTATTCCAATACTGTTGCGAGCCATTATAGAGCAACCAAAAACTAGTCCCATTTGGATCAACCTCAAGGGCAAAAATTCCAGGGGCCGGGTCTTGTGGGTTTTTCCAGGGAGTGAGGGTTACATTCTGATTGGTGATCTTGTTGTAACCAAGCCTGGCACCACCTGGGAGCCAAGTATCAGTTGGGTGATCAAAACTCTGCCATATAACATCATCAGATGCATCTCTAATAACAAAGTTGCCATTGTCAAGAAGCACTGCTGTGGCAGAGTTGGATCCTAAAGACAAAGAAGTCTGAGTTGACCAGATTGAAGAGTTGGACTGGTCCAGCAAGGTAAAGTTTCCATTTTGAAGGAATCTAAACTCTGAAGAAAGTGGATCAGAAACAGGGCGGTCTCTATTAGCCACCCAGACAAGTGTATGATCAGGCAGATTTGCGTACCAAATGCCTATGTAGTAGTTGTTAGAATTACCTCGAGTGAAGAAACCCAGTTCAAATTTGCCGGCGGGAGAGGTTAACGTCTGGTTGCCGGAAAGTGACTGGCCTGGGATGAGCCTGTCAGACGCCGTTGAGGGATGAGGAGCTCCAAAGCTGATGATGAAACATAACACAACAAAAAGTCTCATTCTTTCTTTCTTCTTCTTCTTCGACTCTCTTGAGCTCAGTTTTGTGAATTGGTTGGATCTCTTTCCACTCACTAGCTACAGACACAGATTCTCTGCCACCTTTCTCCTTTAAACTTTATATATGCCGGCACCAGCTAGCTCAGCTCATAAACATTTCATATTTATATATCAGAATCCAAAAGAAGAAGGAGTCGAAAAAGAAAGACCTGAAATAGCGCACGTGGTTGTGTTCAACTATGGCCTACTGTTGTAGTTCCTTTGCAGTCAACCCATGTTCAAAGCCAGCCAACTTGTTTGGACTTTGGACCTACCACTCTCTGAAGCAACCTCCGGCTTCCAGTTTCGTTGTTGGATTGGATCCACCATTTCAGATTCCGGCTTCTTCGCTTCGTTCGCCGCCGATCATAATCATACCCTTTTCCTTTTGTATGTGAGGATCCATAATACATTTCATTTTCGTGATCGGGACCTGGCCGCACGTACTGCTCGCAAAACCTAAATACTAGGTTTCACTCTCTCATGATTGTCTATTCTTGTATTATTGTTATGCATTTTTTTATTTTTATTTTTTATCAGATAAATATTATAACTTCATAAGTCGAATTCACAACCTCACACTTATAAAAAGAAGATTATGCCGTTAAACCAAATGGTACCGGACGTTATGCATCCTTTTAGAATACATATAGTTTACTTTTATCAATTTCTTTTTTATTTGTTTTTATTCTTCTCCATGTCATGAAAATCAATTATTTTTTGTATTTTGATTTCTATGCATGCTTGTTTCTTTTTTGTTGATGTTGATATAGTTTCTAGTAACTGTGATGTTACTTGTGGTTTTCATCTTTATTCATGTTGACAAAAGATTTTATTGGTACAATCACCAAAATAATCAAAACTTTAGGGAGCAGTTGAAGAAAGATAACATTAAGAAACAATTTCATATGGTGGCAAAGTAACTAAAATCAGCCGCCCATAAAGCCAAAACAAAGGTGTCACATTTTGTATGTTTTCTAACATGTCGTTTTCTCGGGTTTGCTCACTCCACAGGCTCTACTTTTCAATATATTGTATGACCATGGTTATCTCTAAGGCGCGTTTTTTAGTGTCTTTGGTGAATTTTTTTTTAAAAATTACCTAAAAATTAAGGTAATAGAGATTTTTTAAAGTAAATAAAAATAAATTACTATGGGCATAACCGTAAAACATCAATAGAATTTTAAGGAGAAAAAAAAAGACGTGGTTTGTTCCCACTTTTAGTAGAGTAGTTATATAAGAAATAGGATAATCAGATTCATTCCACTTTAAGTGGAGCAGTTCAAGTTAAACTTCTCACATTTTATAAACCCACATGCAGATGCACGGGTAAAAGGCCAGTGAACAATAAGTGGAACGATGTCTAATATCATAAACAACAGCTATTGAACTCAAATAGTGTTAAAAAAAATCTCTATAGGAATTCAATAGCCTTTTTTTTATAAAAACCCTCATAAATATTATATATAAGATTAAATTCAGTGTGCTACCATGAACTTTAGGTCACTCATCAGGTGTGTCCTTGTTCTTTTTTTTCAATCATATGTACCCCTATACTCTGAAAATCCATCAAACTCGGACAAAATTCAAAATTATACCCAAAAATGACGCCATGATCTGACGTGGAAGAGACAAGGATGACCCACTTATCAGTTTCTAACCCCCCGCCCCCCAAGATTTTATCTATTTTACTATTTTT of the Fragaria vesca subsp. vesca linkage group LG6, FraVesHawaii_1.0, whole genome shotgun sequence genome contains:
- the LOC101291076 gene encoding G-type lectin S-receptor-like serine/threonine-protein kinase At2g19130-like, whose product is MRLFVVLCFIISFGAPHPSTASDRLIPGQSLSGNQTLTSPAGKFELGFFTRGNSNNYYIGIWYANLPDHTLVWVANRDRPVSDPLSSEFRFLQNGNFTLLDQSNSSIWSTQTSLSLGSNSATAVLLDNGNFVIRDASDDVIWQSFDHPTDTWLPGGARLGYNKITNQNVTLTPWKNPQDPAPGIFALEVDPNGTSFWLLYNGSQQYWNSGPWNGKSFAQVPEIVLNDHIANVTFVSDDKGRYVSYDVADPDTYIRYMIDTNGQFKAYLWGKDFAQWNAFWLRPTQFCEVYGFCGASSICLQNVSQCVCLEGYEPRSPKEWGLGDHTDGCVRQAPLQCTTGVDDTFKVLSNVRLPVNPETLAVDDIDECRLGCLRNCSCTAFAYDGGCFVWAGDVFNVKQFTPDEKEGKDLHLKVPPYEIIEGKKENRTLWIVIGVVGGLLIVIAIVVVLFVKHQYFGERFDILDGSLVMFRYRVLRKATNNFSEKLGEGGFGSVFKGTLQGSTAIAVKRLNCPKQEDKQFFTEVRTIGKVRHINLIRLCGFCAEASKRFLVYEYMPNGSLESVLFKKSSIVLDWKTRYHIAVGTARGLAYLHEECRECIIHCDIKPENILLDAEYVPKVADFGLAKLIDRDISRIITTLKGTRGYLAPEWISGEAITSKADVFSYGMLLFELISGRRNRDLLDNGLENYFPTRVANVLNKEEDVDTLLDYRLEGNADKEQLSRACSVACWCIQDDEKDRPTMGQVVQYLEGVIVAGIPPMPKFLDRFSQSLVESINYRYITSSSSDSCRHEYSNSISQT